A section of the Desulfuribacillus stibiiarsenatis genome encodes:
- a CDS encoding FliA/WhiG family RNA polymerase sigma factor — protein MGNRYSTPQINEYWEKWSTDKNQETKENLIVSYLPLVEYVADRVSINLPASIQKDDLVSLGHIGLIEALERFDLGRGWKFETFAIWRIKGAIIDGLRKADWVPRGVRKKSKELEEAFHTLQSSQKEPVTDEQMSEYLGISMEAYYQLLQDVQMTTFISIDDSVGEDGNAFRDVIPDEKVILPEMQLDLNESKNILIKALEKLPEKEKIVVSMYYYEDLTLTEIAKVLSVSTSRISQLHTKAILRLRGFLSRQKKQLF, from the coding sequence ATGGGAAATCGATATTCAACACCTCAAATTAACGAATATTGGGAAAAGTGGAGTACTGATAAGAATCAAGAGACAAAAGAGAACCTCATTGTCTCTTATTTGCCATTAGTGGAATATGTCGCTGATCGTGTCTCCATAAATTTACCGGCTTCTATTCAGAAGGACGATTTAGTTAGTTTAGGACATATCGGGTTGATTGAAGCGTTAGAACGTTTCGATTTAGGCCGAGGTTGGAAATTTGAGACTTTTGCAATTTGGAGAATTAAAGGTGCTATTATTGATGGTTTAAGAAAAGCGGACTGGGTGCCTAGAGGAGTAAGAAAGAAATCTAAAGAACTTGAGGAGGCATTTCATACCTTACAATCCTCTCAAAAGGAACCTGTAACAGACGAACAAATGTCTGAATATCTTGGAATTAGTATGGAAGCATATTATCAACTGTTGCAGGATGTACAGATGACAACGTTTATATCAATTGATGATTCAGTGGGAGAAGATGGCAATGCATTCAGGGATGTTATTCCAGACGAGAAAGTAATTTTGCCTGAGATGCAATTAGATTTGAATGAATCGAAAAATATTTTAATAAAAGCTCTTGAGAAATTACCAGAGAAAGAAAAAATTGTTGTAAGTATGTATTACTATGAAGATTTAACTTTAACTGAAATTGCAAAGGTCTTATCAGTATCAACGAGTAGAATTTCACAATTGCACACAAAAGCTATTTTACGTTTAAGAGGATTTTTAAGTAGACAGAAAAAGCAGTTGTTTTAA
- a CDS encoding DUF342 domain-containing protein produces the protein MDNQANNNPALTNDVVEEKVDKKPFDWNQGIQIKVTKDKLEAVMVIDAKCDEDTVEPDILKNALNKAKISYGIIEELLLDISKNVLTFRGSSLTIAKGVPSENGIDGYIELLRDDLDKKSAPLLLKDGRVDFYHVKDIPTVLRGEEIARKIPPVPGKSGTDVYGHEIKPKVGKDPRFPVGKNVVVNQEGTSIYALIDGQVSITERGKINVFSVYEVHGDVDFSTGNIDFVGSVLVNGNILTGFSVKAKGDIRVKGNIEGANVEAEGSIEILGGIIGYNKGNVRSKQNLKASFIQNANVTVDNTIIVTDSIMHSHVNAGKMVSLEGQKALIVGGLIRAGEEVIARVIGNSMATPTEIEVGVHPELRSELVEIREKLKDIAANYDKSDQALVMLNRLKDAGRITPDKEVIREKLESSLNSMKEFKQHASIRMQEIEQILQDSSNARVKVGANIYPGVKLVIGNEIKYIRDLTSRVIFYKSDGEITFMPMR, from the coding sequence ATGGATAACCAGGCAAATAACAACCCTGCTCTAACTAATGATGTTGTGGAAGAAAAAGTTGATAAAAAACCTTTCGATTGGAATCAAGGTATACAAATAAAGGTAACGAAAGATAAGTTAGAAGCTGTAATGGTTATTGATGCTAAGTGTGATGAAGATACAGTAGAGCCAGATATACTTAAGAATGCTTTGAACAAGGCCAAAATATCTTATGGAATTATTGAAGAATTACTTTTGGATATTAGTAAAAACGTATTAACATTTCGTGGCAGTTCATTAACGATTGCTAAAGGAGTTCCGTCAGAGAATGGCATAGACGGTTATATTGAATTGTTAAGAGATGACTTAGATAAAAAGAGTGCTCCGTTGCTACTTAAAGATGGAAGGGTTGATTTCTATCATGTGAAAGATATCCCGACTGTTTTGCGAGGTGAAGAGATTGCTAGAAAAATTCCTCCGGTTCCAGGGAAATCTGGGACAGATGTATACGGTCACGAAATCAAGCCGAAGGTAGGAAAAGATCCACGATTCCCAGTAGGGAAAAACGTTGTGGTAAACCAAGAAGGTACTTCTATTTATGCGCTCATCGATGGACAAGTATCCATTACAGAGCGTGGAAAAATCAACGTCTTTTCAGTGTATGAAGTACATGGCGATGTTGACTTTTCTACAGGAAACATAGACTTTGTAGGTTCCGTGTTAGTGAATGGTAATATCTTAACGGGCTTTTCTGTAAAAGCCAAGGGGGATATTCGTGTCAAAGGAAATATTGAAGGAGCAAATGTTGAAGCCGAAGGAAGTATTGAAATACTAGGTGGCATCATCGGATATAATAAGGGGAATGTAAGGTCGAAACAAAACTTAAAAGCTTCCTTTATTCAGAATGCAAATGTAACAGTAGATAATACTATAATTGTTACAGATAGTATTATGCATAGTCACGTAAATGCTGGTAAGATGGTCTCTTTAGAAGGTCAGAAAGCTTTAATCGTAGGTGGTCTTATACGTGCCGGCGAAGAGGTAATAGCACGAGTCATTGGAAATTCTATGGCAACACCTACTGAAATCGAAGTAGGTGTACATCCAGAATTGCGTAGTGAACTTGTTGAGATTCGTGAAAAGCTAAAGGACATTGCTGCTAACTATGATAAATCAGATCAAGCTTTAGTTATGTTAAATCGGTTGAAGGATGCCGGTAGAATTACTCCTGATAAAGAAGTCATTCGTGAGAAACTAGAAAGCAGTTTAAATTCCATGAAAGAGTTCAAGCAACACGCAAGTATCAGAATGCAGGAAATAGAGCAGATTTTACAAGATTCTTCTAATGCTAGGGTTAAGGTTGGCGCCAATATTTACCCTGGCGTTAAATTAGTCATTGGAAATGAGATTAAGTATATTAGAGATTTAACTAGTCGAGTGATTTTTTATAAGAGTGACGGAGAAATTACTTTTATGCCGATGAGGTGA
- a CDS encoding DUF6115 domain-containing protein, translating into MDSIVYSFGLAVIFGALIIFFQDQKKKNRKQESLDIQKIEDIIDKYFLELQEESAKQHEAYVKDINFLQKNLKALEKKIEKLEKYKQIDVSVDDSELKMVSKQINTIKVEDQLDQQVLLTAKEDNKNQSQVDVPHQLVIKLHNQGYSVEEIAKQVNLMCGEVQLMIGIANIEKR; encoded by the coding sequence ATGGACTCTATAGTCTATTCCTTTGGGCTAGCTGTGATTTTTGGAGCTTTAATTATTTTTTTTCAAGATCAAAAGAAAAAGAATAGAAAACAAGAATCACTAGATATCCAAAAAATAGAAGATATTATTGATAAGTATTTTTTAGAATTGCAAGAGGAAAGTGCGAAGCAACATGAGGCTTATGTTAAAGATATCAATTTCCTACAAAAAAACTTAAAAGCTTTAGAAAAGAAAATAGAGAAACTTGAAAAGTATAAACAAATCGATGTATCAGTTGATGACTCTGAGTTAAAGATGGTATCAAAACAAATAAATACGATCAAAGTAGAAGATCAGCTGGATCAGCAAGTGTTGCTAACAGCAAAGGAAGATAATAAGAATCAGTCACAAGTAGATGTGCCGCATCAACTGGTAATTAAACTACACAATCAAGGATATTCGGTAGAAGAAATAGCCAAACAAGTAAATTTAATGTGTGGTGAAGTTCAATTAATGATAGGGATTGCCAATATAGAAAAAAGATAG
- the rpsB gene encoding 30S ribosomal protein S2 gives MSVISMKQLLEAGVHFGHQTRRWNPKMDRYIFTERNGIYIIDLQKTVKKVEEAYNFVRQIAEEGKTILFVGTKKQAQEAVKEESERSGQFFTNQRWLGGTLTNFQTIQKRIQRLHQLEKMEVDGTFEVLPKKEVIQLNKEKDRLVKFLGGIKGMKGLPGALFIIDPRKERIAIAEAKKLGIPIVAIVDTNCDPDEIDYVIPGNDDAIRAVRLITAKMADAVIEGSKGNVENFEAQQEAQVAQ, from the coding sequence ATGTCAGTAATATCAATGAAACAATTATTAGAAGCTGGAGTTCACTTCGGTCATCAGACCCGTCGTTGGAACCCAAAGATGGATCGCTATATCTTCACAGAAAGAAATGGCATCTATATTATTGACCTACAAAAGACTGTAAAGAAAGTTGAAGAAGCTTACAATTTTGTTCGTCAAATTGCTGAAGAAGGAAAGACAATTTTGTTCGTTGGAACAAAGAAACAAGCGCAAGAGGCTGTTAAAGAAGAGTCTGAGCGTTCAGGACAATTCTTCACAAACCAAAGATGGTTAGGTGGAACGTTAACGAACTTCCAAACAATTCAAAAGCGTATTCAAAGATTACATCAACTTGAGAAGATGGAAGTAGACGGCACTTTTGAAGTGTTACCGAAAAAAGAAGTAATTCAATTAAATAAAGAGAAAGACCGTTTAGTTAAATTTTTAGGTGGAATTAAAGGTATGAAGGGCCTACCTGGCGCTTTATTCATTATTGACCCTAGAAAAGAAAGAATTGCTATTGCTGAGGCAAAAAAATTAGGAATTCCTATCGTAGCAATTGTAGATACTAACTGTGATCCAGATGAAATTGATTATGTAATTCCTGGAAATGACGATGCTATTCGTGCTGTTCGACTAATTACTGCTAAAATGGCAGATGCTGTTATCGAAGGTTCTAAAGGGAACGTTGAAAACTTCGAAGCTCAGCAAGAAGCTCAAGTAGCTCAATAA
- the tsf gene encoding translation elongation factor Ts, with amino-acid sequence MMVSAAQVKDLREMTGAGMMDCKKALVEANGDMEQATKILREKGLAAAAKKEGRIAADGLVEAYIHGGGRIGVLVEVNCETDFVAKTDDFRSFAKDIAMHIAAAKPIYISRTEVPEEEITKEKEILKVQALNEGKPANIVDKMVEGRIDKYFKEFCLLEQSFVKNPDLSIEQLLNEKIAKIGEKISIRRFARYELGEGIEKKQDNFVEEVMAQAKIQQ; translated from the coding sequence ATAATGGTTAGTGCAGCACAAGTAAAAGATTTACGTGAAATGACTGGTGCAGGGATGATGGATTGTAAGAAAGCGCTAGTTGAAGCAAATGGGGATATGGAACAAGCAACAAAGATATTAAGAGAAAAAGGACTAGCCGCTGCTGCAAAGAAAGAGGGACGTATTGCTGCTGACGGATTGGTAGAAGCATACATCCATGGTGGAGGTCGTATTGGAGTCCTAGTCGAAGTTAACTGCGAAACTGACTTTGTAGCTAAGACAGATGACTTCAGAAGCTTTGCAAAAGATATTGCGATGCATATTGCTGCTGCAAAACCTATATATATTTCAAGAACTGAAGTGCCAGAAGAAGAAATTACAAAAGAAAAAGAAATTTTAAAAGTACAAGCATTAAATGAAGGAAAGCCTGCAAATATTGTAGACAAAATGGTTGAGGGTAGAATAGATAAGTATTTCAAAGAATTCTGCTTATTAGAGCAATCATTTGTTAAAAACCCTGATTTATCAATTGAGCAATTGTTGAATGAAAAAATTGCTAAAATTGGAGAGAAGATTTCTATTCGTCGATTTGCTCGCTATGAACTAGGAGAAGGAATTGAGAAGAAACAGGATAATTTCGTAGAAGAAGTTATGGCACAAGCAAAAATTCAACAATAA
- the pyrH gene encoding UMP kinase: MNKPKYNRIVLKLSGEALAGELGYGIDPKVMQSIANQIKEVIAHNVQIAVVVGGGNIWRGIAGSAKGMDRATADYMGMLATVMNSLALQDALENEGVFTRVQTSIEMRQVAEPYIRRRAMRHLEKGRVVIFAAGTGNPFFSTDTTAALRAAEIEADVILMAKNNVDGVYTADPAIDINATKYDELDFMDVINQGLAVMDKTAVTLCMENKIQIIVFNISECGNILKVVLGDKIGTEVRNNNEQCN, translated from the coding sequence GTGAATAAACCTAAGTACAACAGAATCGTCCTTAAATTATCAGGTGAAGCTTTAGCGGGAGAGCTAGGCTATGGCATTGATCCGAAGGTTATGCAATCGATTGCAAATCAAATAAAAGAAGTTATTGCACACAATGTGCAAATAGCTGTAGTAGTTGGTGGGGGCAACATCTGGAGAGGAATAGCTGGTAGCGCTAAGGGCATGGACCGTGCGACTGCAGACTATATGGGGATGCTTGCGACTGTAATGAATTCATTGGCTCTTCAGGATGCACTTGAAAATGAAGGTGTATTTACTCGAGTTCAAACATCGATTGAAATGAGACAAGTGGCTGAACCATACATTCGCAGAAGAGCTATGCGTCATCTGGAAAAAGGCAGAGTCGTTATATTTGCAGCTGGTACCGGTAATCCGTTCTTCTCAACTGATACAACAGCCGCTCTACGTGCAGCTGAAATTGAAGCTGATGTAATCTTAATGGCTAAGAATAATGTAGATGGTGTTTACACAGCTGACCCAGCAATTGATATCAATGCAACGAAATATGACGAGTTAGATTTTATGGACGTTATTAACCAAGGGTTAGCGGTTATGGATAAAACGGCTGTTACATTATGTATGGAGAATAAAATTCAGATTATAGTCTTTAACATATCTGAATGTGGTAATATATTGAAGGTAGTCTTAGGTGACAAAATCGGTACAGAGGTGAGAAATAACAATGAGCAGTGTAATTAA
- the frr gene encoding ribosome recycling factor, which translates to MSSVIKETDERMGKVLLSLKKDFTTIRAGRANPSLLDKVVVEYYGSPTPINQVANISAPEARLLTIQPWDRSMISEIERAIQKSDLGLSPNNDGNIIRIPLPILTEERRQDLVKQAKKIAEASRVSVRNVRRDANEDVKKMEKNSEISEDESRKLQDDIQKLTDKNIKAIDEILQEKEQEIMAV; encoded by the coding sequence ATGAGCAGTGTAATTAAAGAAACTGATGAAAGAATGGGAAAGGTATTATTGAGCCTAAAGAAAGATTTCACAACAATTAGGGCTGGTAGAGCAAATCCTTCTTTATTAGACAAAGTCGTTGTTGAGTATTATGGTTCTCCAACTCCTATCAACCAAGTCGCGAATATTTCTGCTCCAGAAGCACGTTTATTAACGATTCAGCCTTGGGATCGCAGCATGATTTCTGAAATTGAAAGAGCAATCCAAAAATCAGATTTGGGATTATCGCCGAACAATGATGGTAATATCATTCGCATCCCACTTCCGATTCTTACGGAAGAAAGACGTCAAGATTTAGTAAAACAAGCGAAAAAAATTGCTGAGGCTTCTAGGGTATCCGTACGAAATGTGCGCAGGGATGCAAATGAAGACGTGAAAAAGATGGAGAAAAACAGCGAGATTTCTGAAGACGAATCTCGAAAATTACAAGATGATATTCAAAAGTTAACAGATAAGAACATTAAAGCTATAGATGAGATTTTGCAGGAGAAAGAACAAGAGATTATGGCTGTATAA
- a CDS encoding isoprenyl transferase, translating to MKDFLGKFLRKNNNVDKNIFSEKKELIPKHIAIIMDGNGRWANKRGLPRIAGHKAGMNVVKEITRESSNLGIQYLTLYAFSTENWKRPTDEVNFLMKLPEEYLQSELKDLVKNNVQVRMIGDIQQLPDFTRRAVEQAIEDTKGNTGLVLNFALNYGSRLEMLTAIKEIANDISNHKIKIDDITEASISSRLMTAGIPDPDLLIRTSGEIRLSNFLLWQLAYTEFYFSDTLWPDFSMDEYHMAIANYMKRARRYGGLK from the coding sequence ATGAAAGATTTTCTAGGGAAGTTTTTAAGAAAGAATAATAATGTTGATAAAAATATTTTTTCTGAAAAAAAAGAACTAATTCCAAAACACATAGCCATTATTATGGACGGAAATGGCCGTTGGGCGAACAAACGTGGCCTTCCAAGAATTGCTGGACATAAAGCAGGAATGAATGTAGTAAAAGAAATTACAAGGGAATCATCCAATCTTGGGATTCAATACTTAACGTTATATGCGTTTTCTACTGAGAATTGGAAACGTCCTACAGATGAAGTGAACTTTCTAATGAAACTTCCTGAAGAATATTTACAGTCTGAATTAAAAGACTTAGTCAAAAATAATGTACAGGTAAGAATGATTGGTGATATTCAACAATTACCTGATTTTACAAGGCGAGCTGTAGAACAAGCAATCGAAGATACGAAAGGCAATACAGGGTTGGTTCTTAATTTTGCTTTGAATTATGGTAGTAGACTAGAGATGCTAACTGCCATTAAAGAAATAGCTAATGATATTTCTAATCATAAAATTAAGATTGATGATATAACAGAAGCATCGATTTCTAGTCGTTTGATGACAGCAGGAATCCCAGATCCAGATTTATTAATTCGCACAAGTGGTGAAATTAGACTTAGTAACTTTCTATTATGGCAATTAGCTTACACGGAATTTTACTTTTCGGATACCCTCTGGCCTGATTTTTCAATGGACGAATATCATATGGCAATCGCGAATTATATGAAACGTGCTAGAAGATACGGCGGCCTAAAATAG
- a CDS encoding phosphatidate cytidylyltransferase → MKDRIITGLIGGTVFLSILYVGNIYFYIFVLLLSLVGFHELLKMRGNQLLQISSLFGVSVIIAIFGQILWEYSFFSEAGIMTVLLFGLAIPVITKNQENYEQIAFSFLSSMYIGLGFYSIYLVRSETDFIFTIMILLAIWATDTGAYFTGYMLKGRGPKLWESISPKKTVAGAIGGTICSLLVVLLLSPHSSIELSLYTQIIIGVLIAVVGQLGDLVESSYKRFYNVKDSGNILPGHGGILDRFDSLLYVFPVIYVLLIYITF, encoded by the coding sequence TTGAAGGATAGAATCATAACAGGGTTAATTGGCGGTACAGTTTTTTTGTCAATTCTGTATGTAGGGAATATATATTTTTATATTTTTGTATTGCTCTTATCTTTGGTTGGCTTTCATGAGTTATTAAAAATGAGAGGCAATCAATTACTTCAGATTTCTTCTCTATTTGGGGTGTCTGTAATCATTGCGATTTTCGGACAAATCTTATGGGAATATTCTTTTTTTTCTGAAGCTGGTATTATGACTGTATTATTATTTGGTTTAGCTATTCCAGTGATCACTAAAAACCAAGAGAATTACGAACAAATCGCTTTTTCATTTCTATCATCAATGTATATAGGCCTAGGTTTCTATTCGATTTATTTAGTTCGAAGTGAAACTGACTTTATTTTTACAATTATGATATTGCTAGCAATTTGGGCTACAGATACAGGCGCATATTTTACTGGATATATGTTGAAAGGTAGAGGACCGAAGCTTTGGGAATCGATTAGTCCGAAGAAAACTGTAGCAGGTGCCATTGGTGGCACTATTTGTTCTTTACTAGTTGTTTTATTGCTTTCTCCTCACAGTTCAATTGAGCTTTCTCTTTATACGCAAATAATTATCGGAGTATTGATTGCCGTTGTAGGTCAATTAGGTGACCTAGTAGAATCATCATATAAACGTTTTTATAATGTGAAAGATTCAGGCAATATTTTGCCAGGGCATGGTGGCATATTAGATCGCTTTGACAGCCTACTATATGTATTTCCTGTGATATACGTCCTGTTGATATACATAACTTTTTGA
- a CDS encoding 1-deoxy-D-xylulose-5-phosphate reductoisomerase has translation MKKKIAIIGSTGSIGTQTIDIVREHIEHFEVVGLAAGTNLEILEAQIREVKPRIVSVANIQLAKELKERIKDIQQPIEIVYGIDGLNAVATIDEADVVVTAVVGIMGLLPTINAIKKGKKIALANKETLVAAGSLVMNLAKQYQAEIIPVDSEHSAIFQCLQGESVKSVESIILTASGGSFRGKKKEELKGVTVTQALNHPNWSMGAKITIDSATLMNKGLEVIEAHWLFGIPYDKIKVVVHPESIIHSMVEFEDTSIIAQLGLPNMRIPIQYALAYPKRIINRQPKLDLTKISKLNFENPDIETFQCLQIAYEAGRIGGTAPVVMNAANEVAVQLFLQERIEFLEIEHIIKEMLSRHSVIQHPSLEQIIDVDDWTRKQILTGGE, from the coding sequence ATGAAAAAGAAAATAGCAATCATTGGGTCGACAGGATCCATTGGTACTCAAACGATAGATATAGTAAGGGAACATATAGAACATTTTGAAGTGGTTGGATTGGCAGCAGGAACGAATTTGGAAATTTTGGAAGCACAGATTCGAGAGGTTAAACCGAGAATAGTATCAGTAGCTAACATTCAATTAGCTAAAGAACTTAAAGAGCGCATTAAAGATATCCAACAACCCATAGAAATTGTATACGGAATAGATGGGCTAAACGCAGTCGCTACTATTGATGAAGCAGATGTTGTAGTTACTGCAGTTGTGGGTATAATGGGTTTACTCCCTACAATTAATGCAATTAAAAAAGGTAAGAAAATAGCACTAGCAAATAAGGAAACATTGGTTGCCGCAGGTTCATTAGTTATGAATTTGGCGAAACAATATCAAGCGGAAATTATTCCTGTAGATAGTGAACACTCAGCAATCTTTCAATGTTTGCAAGGGGAAAGCGTTAAGAGTGTCGAGTCAATTATATTGACAGCCTCAGGCGGGTCGTTCCGTGGAAAGAAGAAAGAGGAATTAAAGGGAGTTACGGTGACTCAAGCATTGAATCATCCAAATTGGAGTATGGGTGCGAAAATTACTATTGATTCCGCCACACTTATGAATAAAGGTTTGGAAGTAATCGAAGCACATTGGCTGTTTGGAATTCCCTATGATAAAATCAAAGTAGTTGTTCATCCAGAAAGTATTATACACTCCATGGTGGAGTTTGAAGATACGTCGATTATAGCCCAATTGGGACTGCCAAATATGAGAATCCCTATTCAGTATGCGCTAGCTTATCCTAAACGTATTATAAACCGACAACCAAAACTAGATCTTACAAAAATTTCTAAACTAAATTTTGAAAATCCCGATATTGAAACGTTTCAATGTTTACAAATCGCATATGAGGCGGGTCGTATCGGTGGTACAGCACCAGTAGTTATGAATGCAGCCAATGAGGTAGCAGTACAATTATTTTTACAAGAGCGAATCGAATTTTTAGAAATAGAGCATATAATTAAAGAAATGTTGTCCAGACACTCAGTTATTCAACATCCATCATTAGAACAAATTATTGACGTTGATGACTGGACGAGGAAACAAATACTTACTGGTGGTGAATAG
- the rseP gene encoding RIP metalloprotease RseP, whose translation MQTALATIIVFGVIVFIHELGHFLVAKRVGILVREFAIGFGPKLISVKKGETVYSIRALPLGGFVRMAGEDPETFDIKNGIRVGLSLENNIVTKIDLKPNASHQITGKIEEYDLEKRMFIRLETETGSKSYQVYESAIIVKDKEEVQLAPIHRKFNGKTVGQRAAAIFAGPAMNFLLAGLLYAMIIGITGVPSEANIVGDVVAGNPAAEAGIIAGDRIVEVDGITITTWQDLVQQISAKPNQAIDIAIQRGEQNVTMSLTTLEQAGTGKIGIVPTTESAGLMSIVYGFERTWELAVLLLSHLGQMITGQIAADVAGPVGIIQIIGDQANEGLLQLISLAAFLSLNLGIINLFPIPALDGGRLVFLALEGLRGKPIDPNKEGVIHFVGFALLMLLILVVTYKDVMRIFS comes from the coding sequence ATGCAAACAGCATTAGCAACAATTATTGTTTTTGGAGTAATTGTGTTTATTCATGAATTAGGACACTTTTTAGTGGCGAAGCGAGTGGGTATTCTTGTTCGTGAATTCGCGATAGGTTTTGGACCCAAATTGATTTCTGTTAAAAAAGGTGAAACGGTGTATTCGATACGTGCATTACCATTAGGTGGATTTGTACGAATGGCAGGGGAAGATCCAGAGACTTTTGATATTAAAAACGGAATTAGAGTCGGTCTATCTCTTGAGAATAATATCGTTACTAAAATTGACTTAAAACCAAATGCAAGTCACCAAATTACTGGTAAGATTGAAGAATACGACTTAGAGAAACGTATGTTTATCCGTTTAGAGACAGAAACGGGTAGCAAGAGCTATCAAGTGTATGAATCAGCTATTATCGTAAAAGACAAGGAAGAAGTGCAATTAGCACCAATTCATAGAAAGTTTAACGGGAAAACTGTTGGACAAAGGGCTGCTGCTATTTTTGCTGGACCTGCAATGAATTTCCTTCTTGCTGGCTTACTATATGCAATGATTATAGGCATAACGGGCGTACCTTCTGAAGCAAATATAGTAGGTGATGTAGTTGCTGGAAATCCTGCTGCGGAAGCTGGTATTATAGCAGGAGATAGAATTGTTGAGGTAGATGGAATAACAATCACAACATGGCAAGACCTTGTGCAACAAATTAGTGCGAAACCTAACCAAGCAATTGATATTGCGATTCAACGTGGTGAACAAAATGTAACAATGTCTCTAACAACTCTCGAACAGGCAGGGACAGGGAAAATCGGTATTGTTCCTACTACAGAGAGTGCAGGCCTCATGAGTATTGTATATGGATTTGAACGTACATGGGAACTAGCGGTATTGTTATTGTCGCATCTTGGTCAGATGATTACAGGACAAATCGCAGCTGACGTTGCTGGTCCGGTAGGTATTATTCAAATTATTGGCGATCAGGCAAATGAAGGTTTATTACAGTTAATCAGTTTAGCTGCATTCTTAAGTCTAAACTTAGGAATTATTAATCTTTTCCCTATACCAGCACTGGATGGTGGAAGATTAGTGTTCTTAGCCTTAGAAGGATTAAGAGGAAAGCCGATAGATCCAAACAAAGAAGGAGTTATTCACTTTGTAGGGTTTGCTCTTTTAATGTTGCTCATTCTTGTTGTTACTTATAAAGACGTGATGCGGATTTTTAGCTAA
- the ispG gene encoding flavodoxin-dependent (E)-4-hydroxy-3-methylbut-2-enyl-diphosphate synthase, with product MYFREQTKSVLVGNVQIGGHNKVVIQSMTNTDTCNIEKTLEQIYQLSEAGCEIVRVAIPNIEAAKAIKKLKDKSPLPIVADIHFDYKLALEAMDNGIDKIRINPGNIGSNQKVKEVVEKAKTYHVPIRIGVNSGSIERELLKKYGHPTAEAMVESAEKHIQILEEFDFQDIVVSLKASNVPLSIRAYQLMAEKYSYPLHVGITEAGTVYQGSIKSAVGLGAILSLGIGDTIRVSLTGDPVEEIKVAKSILKSLQLFEPGPELISCPTCGRCQIQLIDLANRVEQEIQHLKKPLKVAVMGCAVNGPGEAREADIGLAGGHGEGLIFKKGKVVRKVKEDELFEEFMKELRSL from the coding sequence ATGTATTTCAGAGAACAAACTAAATCTGTTCTAGTAGGAAATGTGCAAATCGGCGGTCATAATAAAGTTGTGATTCAGTCTATGACGAATACGGATACTTGTAATATTGAAAAAACATTGGAGCAAATCTATCAACTTAGTGAAGCCGGCTGTGAAATCGTGCGAGTTGCCATTCCTAATATAGAAGCAGCGAAAGCGATTAAGAAACTAAAAGATAAATCACCATTGCCTATTGTTGCCGACATTCATTTTGACTATAAACTGGCACTCGAAGCAATGGATAATGGAATTGATAAGATCAGAATTAATCCTGGTAATATTGGCAGCAATCAAAAGGTTAAAGAAGTTGTAGAGAAGGCCAAAACTTACCATGTTCCAATTCGTATTGGAGTGAATTCCGGCTCAATTGAACGTGAGTTATTAAAGAAATATGGCCATCCTACAGCAGAAGCGATGGTAGAAAGTGCAGAAAAACATATTCAAATACTGGAAGAATTTGATTTTCAAGATATAGTAGTATCCCTTAAAGCATCCAATGTGCCATTAAGTATTCGAGCATATCAATTAATGGCTGAGAAATACTCATACCCGCTTCATGTAGGGATTACAGAAGCGGGGACGGTTTACCAAGGTAGCATCAAATCTGCTGTAGGTTTAGGTGCTATTTTATCATTGGGTATAGGAGACACCATCCGTGTATCATTAACGGGAGATCCGGTGGAGGAAATAAAGGTTGCAAAAAGTATTTTGAAAAGTCTACAACTTTTTGAACCAGGTCCAGAATTGATATCTTGTCCTACTTGTGGTAGATGCCAAATTCAATTAATTGACTTAGCAAATCGTGTAGAGCAGGAGATACAACACCTTAAGAAACCGTTAAAAGTAGCTGTTATGGGATGTGCTGTAAACGGTCCTGGAGAAGCACGTGAAGCTGATATCGGTTTAGCAGGTGGGCACGGTGAAGGTTTAATTTTCAAAAAAGGTAAGGTCGTCCGAAAAGTAAAAGAGGACGAGCTATTCGAAGAATTTATGAAAGAATTGCGATCGTTATAA